The following coding sequences are from one Streptosporangiales bacterium window:
- a CDS encoding ribonuclease III — MVKEQPAVSVDKLKEALDVAVDAELLELALVHRSYAYEHGGLPTNERLEFLGDAVLGIIVTDTLYRSFPELPEGQLAKLRAAVVNMRALAGVSRSLDIGSHLKLGRGEENTGGRDKSSILADALEALIGAVYLSGGMELARSFVHRLFDPLIAESATLGAGLDWKTSLQELTAQQMLGVPEYVVEEDGPDHCKSFKATAMVGGTPLGSGEGKSKKEAEQQAAEVAWQALRENAETSATDG, encoded by the coding sequence ATGGTGAAAGAGCAGCCCGCGGTGAGCGTCGACAAGCTCAAGGAGGCTCTCGACGTCGCTGTCGACGCCGAGCTGCTCGAGCTCGCGCTCGTGCATCGCTCGTACGCGTACGAGCACGGGGGGCTGCCGACCAACGAGCGGCTGGAGTTCCTCGGCGACGCCGTGCTCGGCATCATCGTCACGGACACGCTCTACCGCTCCTTCCCCGAGCTGCCCGAGGGTCAGCTGGCCAAGCTGCGCGCCGCCGTGGTCAACATGCGTGCGCTCGCCGGGGTGAGCCGCTCGCTCGACATCGGCTCGCACCTGAAGCTCGGCCGCGGCGAGGAGAACACCGGCGGACGCGACAAGTCGTCGATCCTCGCCGACGCGCTCGAGGCGCTGATCGGCGCGGTCTACCTCTCCGGTGGCATGGAGCTCGCGCGCTCGTTCGTGCACCGGCTGTTCGACCCGCTCATCGCCGAGTCGGCCACCCTCGGCGCTGGGCTGGACTGGAAGACGTCACTGCAGGAGCTGACCGCGCAGCAGATGCTCGGCGTGCCCGAGTACGTCGTCGAGGAGGACGGCCCGGACCACTGCAAGTCGTTCAAGGCGACGGCGATGGTCGGCGGCACGCCGCTGGGCTCCGGCGAGGGCAAGAGCAAGAAGGAAGCCGAGCAGCAGGCGGCCGAGGTGGCCTGGCAGGCGTTGCGCGAGAACGCGGAGACGTCCGCCACCGACGGATAG
- the rpmF gene encoding 50S ribosomal protein L32: MAVPKRKMSRSNTRSRRSQWKGKAPALVTCPQCRDAKLPHQACQTCGTYGTRGNRRQVIEPA; the protein is encoded by the coding sequence GTGGCCGTTCCCAAGCGGAAGATGTCGCGCAGCAACACCAGGAGCCGTAGGTCGCAGTGGAAGGGCAAGGCGCCCGCACTGGTGACCTGCCCGCAGTGCCGCGACGCCAAGCTCCCGCACCAGGCGTGCCAGACTTGCGGTACCTATGGCACCCGTGGCAACCGTCGGCAGGTCATCGAGCCGGCGTGA
- a CDS encoding DUF177 domain-containing protein gives MPGRTAAAEEDQQGPQGPLVFDMRTLVGRPGSSHEVARTVPAPADLELPLVGVPEGSDIELDLMFESVVEGVYVSGVAQTEFTGECARCLEPISASVEVGLQELFAHPGDDVGEDEALLEADMVDLEPTLRDAVLLELPLSPVCRDDCPGLCAECGVRLAEAGPEHRHETTDPRWAELAGLYERMTDQKDDRES, from the coding sequence ATGCCTGGACGAACCGCTGCAGCAGAAGAAGATCAGCAGGGCCCACAGGGTCCCCTGGTCTTCGACATGCGAACCCTCGTGGGGCGTCCCGGTAGCTCGCACGAGGTGGCGCGTACTGTGCCGGCACCTGCCGACCTCGAACTGCCGCTCGTCGGCGTTCCCGAAGGCAGCGACATCGAGCTTGATCTCATGTTCGAGTCGGTGGTGGAGGGCGTCTACGTGTCCGGTGTGGCACAGACCGAGTTCACCGGGGAGTGCGCGCGGTGCCTGGAACCAATCTCGGCCTCGGTCGAGGTGGGGCTGCAGGAGCTGTTCGCCCACCCCGGGGACGACGTCGGCGAGGACGAGGCCCTGCTCGAGGCCGACATGGTCGACCTCGAGCCGACGCTGCGCGACGCGGTGCTGCTCGAGCTACCGCTGAGCCCGGTGTGCCGGGACGACTGTCCAGGGTTGTGTGCCGAGTGCGGAGTTCGCCTGGCGGAGGCCGGGCCGGAACACCGTCACGAGACCACCGACCCGCGGTGGGCGGAGCTCGCGGGCCTGTACGAGCGGATGACGGACCAGAAGGACGACAGGGAGAGCTAA